From a single Vanacampus margaritifer isolate UIUO_Vmar chromosome 15, RoL_Vmar_1.0, whole genome shotgun sequence genomic region:
- the prkcq gene encoding protein kinase C theta type, which produces MSPFLRIGFSNFEMDPGLEYHEEVLNAYCAVYMKEAVDTEKGQVFKQKKPTMYPPWSTTFDAHVHPGRIMHVMVKDRTAELKSEATVALDSLAARCKRENGKLEMWLDLKPQGRLLMEARYYLEISDAAGNAAGNSEREGLFALHHRRGAIKQAKIHVVKCHEFSATFFPQPTFCSVCKEFVWGLNKQGYQCRQCNAAIHKKCIDKVIAKCTGSAVNSKETMIHKERFKIDMPHRFKVYNYKSPTFCEHCGTLLWGLAKQGLKCEECGMNVHHKCQKKVANLCGVNQKLMAEALAIIETKQQVRIGQAKSTRETDIVGREGPVGVNQPGMIRPSALEMDSAASKELQGVSWEGPAVGNKPALEEALEEEEEHLYDFPSREQPKFSIDDFVLHKMLGKGSFGKVFLAELKKSAQFFAIKALKKDVVLMDDDVECTMVERRVLSLAWENPFLTHLHCTFQTKENLFFVMEYLNGGDLMFHIQNCHKFDLHRSTFYAAEIVCGLQFLHSRGIIYRDLKLDNVLLDSEGHIKIADFGMCKEKMLEEARTSTFCGTPDYIAPEILLGQKYNSSVDWWSFGVLLYEMLIGQSPFYGRDEEELFQSIRTDNPAYPRWLTRDTKDILIKLFVREPEERLGVKANIRLHSFFAATDWKALEQRKVVPPFKPTLTSPSDFSNFDKEFINEKPRLSCADRTLMNSVDQTMFRNFSFVNPGMAHVTAR; this is translated from the exons ATGTCGCCCTTCCTGCGCATCGGCTTCTCCAACTTTGAGATGGACCCGGGCCTGGAGTACCACGAGGAGGTGCTCAACGCTTATTGCGCTGTTTACATGAAGGAGGCCGTGGATACAG AAAAGGGCCAGGTGTTCAAGCAGAAGAAGCCCACCATGTACCCCCCGTGGAGCACCACGTTCGACGCGCACGTGCACCCCGGACGCATCATGCACGTGATGGTGAAGGACCGCACGGCCGAGCTCAAGTCGGAGGCCACCGTGGCGCTGGACTCGCTGGCCGCGCGCTGCAAGAGGGAGAACGGCAAGCTGGAGATgtgg TTGGACTTGAAGCCGCAGGGCCGCCTGCTCATGGAGGCCAGATATTACCTGGAGATAAGCG ACGCAGCGGGCAATGCTGCCGGCAATTCCGAGCGCGAGGGTCTCTTTGCCCTCCATCATCGGCGCGGCGCCATCAAACAAGCCAAAATTCACGTGGTCAAGTGTCACGAGTTCAGCGCCACCTTCTTCCCGCAGCCCACCTTCTGCTCCGTCTGCAAAGAGTTTGTGTG ggGTCTCAACAAGCAAGGTTACCAATGCAGAC AGTGCAACGCGGCCATCCACAAGAAATGCATCGACAAGGTCATCGCCAAATGCACGGGTTCGGCCGTCAACAGCAAGGAAACCATG ATCCACAAGGAGCGCTTCAAGATCGACATGCCGCACAGGTTCAAAGTGTACAACTACAAGAGCCCCACCTTCTGTGAACACTGCGGGACCCTCCTGTGGGGGCTGGCCAAGCAGGGGCTCAAATGTGAGG AATGTGGCATGAATGTCCACCACAAGTGTCAGAAGAAAGTGGCCAACCTGTGCGGGGTCAACCAGAAGCTGATGGCCGAAGCGCTGGCCATCATCGAGACCAAACAGCAGGTCCGGATCGGCCAG GCCAAGAGCACCAGAGAAACCGACATTGTCGGTCGGGAAGGTCCCGTTGGCGTCAACCAGCCCGGAATGATCCGGCCGAGTGCGCTAGAAATGGATTCGGCTGCCAGTAAAG AGCTGCAGGGTGTTTCCTGGGAGGGACCAGCAGTTGGCAACAAGCCGGCGCTCGAGGAGGCgttggaggaggaagaagagcatCTTTACGATTTCCCTTCGCGGGAGCAGCCCAAGTTCTCCATTGATGACTTTGTCCTTCACAAGATGCTCGGCAAGGGCAGTTTTGGCAAG gtgttTTTAGCTGAGCTGAAAAAGAGCGCTCAGTTTTTCGCCATCAAGGCTCTGAAGAAAGATGTGGTTCTGATGGACGATGACGTGGAGTGCACCATGGTGGAGAGGAGGGTCCTCTCTTTAGCCTGGGAAAACCCCTTCCTCACACACCTCCACTGCACTTTCCAGACCAAG GAGAACCTGTTCTTTGTAATGGAGTATCTGAACGGAGGCGACCTGATGTTCCACATCCAGAACTGCCACAAGTTTGACCTGCACAGATCAAC CTTCTACGCGGCCGAGATCGTCTGCGGCCTTCAGTTCTTGCACTCCAGAGGAATCATCTACAG GGATCTGAAGCTGGACAATGTGCTGCTGGACTCGGAAGGCCACATCAAGATTGCAGACTTTGGGATGTGCAAGGAGAAGATGTTGGAGGAGGCCAGGACGTCCACTTTTTGCGGGACGCCGGACTACATCGCTCCCGAG ATACTGCTGGGCCAAAAGTATAACAGCTCGGTGGACTGGTGGTCGTTCGGCGTGCTGCTGTACGAGATGCTCATCGGTCAGTCTCCCTTCTACGGCCGAGATGAGGAGGAGCTCTTTCAGTCCATACGCACCGACAACCCAGCATACCCCCGCTGGCTGACCCGGGACACCAAGGACATCCTGATCAAG CTGTTCGTCAGGGAGCCAGAGGAGCGGCTGGGGGTGAAGGCAAACATCAGGCTGCACAGCTTCTTCGCCGCCACCGACTGGAAGGCCCTTGAACAGCGGAAGGTGGTGCCGCCCTTCAAGCCAACCTTG ACTTCCCCCAGCGACTTCAGCAATTTTGACAAAGAGTTCATCAATGAGAAGCCACGCCTGTCGTGCGCCGACCGCACGCTCATGAACAGCGTGGACCAGACCATGTTCCGGAACTTCTCCTTTGTCAATCCTGGCATGGCTCACGTGACAGCGCGCTGA